One window of the Thunnus albacares chromosome 3, fThuAlb1.1, whole genome shotgun sequence genome contains the following:
- the LOC122976933 gene encoding polymeric immunoglobulin receptor-like isoform X2 gives MWSLQNLLFTLCFASSQVISAAGLIRVSGYEGRETKVSCPYEEGYESYEKYLCRNECGDDDVLITTTRGKTDRYSIDDDKNKRVFTATISDLSSMDAGKYWCGVSRILTDIYTEVKLDVKPDRCCDHFAKVQGYEDSSVSINCSYKSEDRNNLKYICRGNQPSTCLQQAVVTSDIKQNGQFSINDDKISSKFTVTITNLTQKDSGMYLCGVHRNTGLDVFSGVELEVKEWCCMKSHTVSGIVGLPVTMECPYSPQHRTNIKFLCRGDHRNDCTVMVMSQHSSDQTDHRFTLQDDAASSSFLVTITELKAGDAGTYWCGSDPQWSVGNYTKIQLSVDAALPFYPVVFIVPTVLLALTFTLVVLYKYRCCKEQGINENRTTKTAEADDGMSEDNDYENQEVIVSSKQGTSKQQSTWHRGDEDAGEDQQDSVYQNFTTDDIYCNEVYVKANKR, from the exons ATGTGGAGCCTTCAAAACCTATTGTTCACCCTGTGCT TTGCTTCGAGTCAAGTCATCAGCGCAGCAGGGTTGATCCGTGTGTCTGGATATGAAGGAAGAGAAACTAAAGTTTCTTGCCCCTATGAAGAGGGTTATGAGTCTTATGAGAAATACCTGTGCAGGAATGAATGTGGCGATGATGATGTTCTTATTACGACCACAAGAgggaagacagacagatactCCATTGatgatgacaaaaataaaagagtCTTCACAGCGACCATCTCTGATCTTAGTTCTATGGATGCTGGTAAATACTGGTGTGGGGTGAGCAGGATCTTAACGGATATCTACACTGAAGTAAAACTGGATGTAAAACcag ACCGCTGCTGTGACCATTTCGCCAAAGTCCAAGGTTATGAGGACAGTTCAGTGTCCATCAATTGTTCATACAAGTCTGAGGACAGGAACAACCTGAAGTACATCTGCAGAGGAAACCAGCCCTCCACCTGTCTGCAGCAGGCAGTAGTCACCTctgacattaaacaaaatggACAGTTCAGCATTAACGATGACAAAATCTCGAGCAAATTCACGGTGACCATTACCAATTTGACCCAAAAGGATTCTGGGATGTACCTTTGTGGTGTCCATAGAAACACCGGCCTGGATGTCTTCTCTGGTGTTGAGCTAGAAGTCAAAG AGTGGTGCTGTATGAAATCCCACACTGTGAGCGGCATTGTGGGACTTCCAGTAACTATGGAGTGTCCCTATTCACCACAACACAGGACAAACATAAAGTTCCTCTGTAGGGGAGACCACCGTAACGACTGTACAGTCATGGTGATGAGTCAACACAGCTCAGATCAGACAGACCACAGGTTCACACTGCAAGATGATGCTGCTTCCAGCTCGTTCCTGGTCACCatcacagagctgaaagcagGTGACGCTGGGACATACTGGTGTGGTTCAGACCCACAGTGGAGTGTTGGTAACTACACCAAGATTCAACTGTCTGTAG ATGCAGCACTCCCCTTTTACCCTGTGGTTTTCATTGTGCCTACTGTGCTGCTCGCTCTCACGTTTACCCTGGTTGTACTTTATAAATACAGATGCTGCAAAGAGCAAG GAATCAACGAGAACAGAACCACTAAGACAGCAGAAGCAGATGATGGGATGAGTGAGGACAAT GATTATGAAAATCAGGAAGTGATCGTGAGCTCAAAGCAGGGGACCTCTAAACAGCAGAGCACCTGGCACCGTGGGGATGAGGATGCTGGTGAAGATCAACAAGATTCTGTGTACCAAAACTTCACAACAGATGACATCTACTGTAATGAAGTTTACGTTAAAGCCAATAAGAGATGA
- the tekt4 gene encoding tektin-4 yields the protein MSWEVLVSRPHFDSRAVAQGVPEKEPPVEPEVPQPSSGSATAGYRSAKYTPAEWFSKYHSILQQAGSDQHEARRIQRGSKTLYQDTETATLRTQAEGTCHLGERLQKIHHWRSELQRHIEQLLADTESLLALKTRLEKALDATETPYAIATDNLNCRTRRLGPDLVRDTVEEELLKEVDLIRSIQALLKRTTTQVVSQIKMNREAKQMLEMDWSDKYQAYNFDDLSGRYTNMSPDTRHHPSSATVQDQMCNHTSWTKFTQDNLSKALQEEHATHSLRLLVEQVLLDTTDDLRVQCSSVDQAFSQRCGELIEAKTQLEMKLTQTLEQIGAQEKNIVALQQAIHNKEAPLRVAQSRLYLRSLRPNMELCRDEPQLSLEGEVRQIDATLASLHQQLSEARGSLSHLEESRMALEKDIMCKTNSLFIERDKCMTHRKRYPTISTLSGY from the exons atgagcTGGGAGGTTTTAGTGTCACGGCCACACTTTGACAGCCGAGCGGTGGCCCAGGGAGTCCCGGAGAAGGAGCCTCCAGTAGAACCGGAGGTCCCGCAGCCGTCCTCGGGTTCAGCCACCGCGGGGTACCGCTCCGCTAAATACACCCCAGCTGAGTGGTTCTCCAAATACCATAGCATCCTCCAGCAGGCAGGCTCCGACCAACATGAAGCCCGGAGAATCCAGCGAGGGTCCAAAACTCTGTACCAGGACACCGAGACGGCGACTTTAAGGACCCAGGCCGAGGGAACATGTCATCTGGGAGAGAGACTCCAGAAGATCCACCATTGGAGGTCTGAGCTGCAGCGGCACATCGAGCAGCTGCTGGCCGACACCGAGTCACTGCTGGCGCTGAAGACGCGGCTAGAGAAGGCGCTGGACGCCACCGAGACTCCGTACGCCATCGCTACCGATAATCTGAACTGCAGGACAAGAAGACTGGGACCAGACCTGGTCAGAGACACAGTGGAGGAGGAACTGTTAAAG GAAGTGGACTTGATAAGGAGCATCCAGGCTTTATTGAAGAGAACTACAACTCAGGTTGTCAGCCAGATAAA gATGAATCGAGAGGCCAAGCAGATGCTCGAGATGGACTGGTCTGATAAGTACCAGGCCTACAACTTTGATGACCTCAGTGGGAGATACACTAATATGAGTCCAGATACACGGCACCACCCCAGCTCAGCCACTGTGCAGGACCA GATGTGTAACCACACGTCATGGACAAAGTTTACGCAGGACAACCTGTCTAAGGCCTTGCAGGAGGAACATGCCACTCACAGTCTCAG acTGCTGGTGGAACAAGTGCTGCTGGACACCACTGACGATCTGAGAGTCCAGTGCTCCAGTGTGGACCAAGCCTTCAGCCAGCGCTGTGGGGAGCTGATAGAGGCCAAGACCCAGCTGGAGATGAAGCTCACACAG ACCTTGGAGCAGATTGGAGCCCAGGAGAAGAACATCGTGGCTTTGCAGCAGGCCATCCACAACAAAGAGGCTCCTTTAAGAGTAGCTCAGTCCAGGCTTTACCTTCGGTCCCTCAGACCCAACATGGAGCTCTGCAGAGATGAACCCCAgctcag TTTGGAAGGGGAGGTGAGGCAGATTGATGCCACTCTGGCGTCTCTGCACCAGCAGCTGAGCGAGGCCAGAGGCTCCCTGTCCCACCTGGAGGAGTCCCGCATGGCCCTTGAGAAGGACATAATGTGTAAAACCAACTCGCTGTTcatagagagagacaaatgCATGACTCACCGTAAACGCTACCCAACAATCTCCACACTATCAGGATACTGA
- the LOC122976933 gene encoding polymeric immunoglobulin receptor-like isoform X1, producing MWSLQNLLFTLCFASSQVISAAGLIRVSGYEGRETKVSCPYEEGYESYEKYLCRNECGDDDVLITTTRGKTDRYSIDDDKNKRVFTATISDLSSMDAGKYWCGVSRILTDIYTEVKLDVKPDRCCDHFAKVQGYEDSSVSINCSYKSEDRNNLKYICRGNQPSTCLQQAVVTSDIKQNGQFSINDDKISSKFTVTITNLTQKDSGMYLCGVHRNTGLDVFSGVELEVKEWCCMKSHTVSGIVGLPVTMECPYSPQHRTNIKFLCRGDHRNDCTVMVMSQHSSDQTDHRFTLQDDAASSSFLVTITELKAGDAGTYWCGSDPQWSVGNYTKIQLSVVFPQQTSTVEQLVTSQVTQTSSRPITDAALPFYPVVFIVPTVLLALTFTLVVLYKYRCCKEQGINENRTTKTAEADDGMSEDNDYENQEVIVSSKQGTSKQQSTWHRGDEDAGEDQQDSVYQNFTTDDIYCNEVYVKANKR from the exons ATGTGGAGCCTTCAAAACCTATTGTTCACCCTGTGCT TTGCTTCGAGTCAAGTCATCAGCGCAGCAGGGTTGATCCGTGTGTCTGGATATGAAGGAAGAGAAACTAAAGTTTCTTGCCCCTATGAAGAGGGTTATGAGTCTTATGAGAAATACCTGTGCAGGAATGAATGTGGCGATGATGATGTTCTTATTACGACCACAAGAgggaagacagacagatactCCATTGatgatgacaaaaataaaagagtCTTCACAGCGACCATCTCTGATCTTAGTTCTATGGATGCTGGTAAATACTGGTGTGGGGTGAGCAGGATCTTAACGGATATCTACACTGAAGTAAAACTGGATGTAAAACcag ACCGCTGCTGTGACCATTTCGCCAAAGTCCAAGGTTATGAGGACAGTTCAGTGTCCATCAATTGTTCATACAAGTCTGAGGACAGGAACAACCTGAAGTACATCTGCAGAGGAAACCAGCCCTCCACCTGTCTGCAGCAGGCAGTAGTCACCTctgacattaaacaaaatggACAGTTCAGCATTAACGATGACAAAATCTCGAGCAAATTCACGGTGACCATTACCAATTTGACCCAAAAGGATTCTGGGATGTACCTTTGTGGTGTCCATAGAAACACCGGCCTGGATGTCTTCTCTGGTGTTGAGCTAGAAGTCAAAG AGTGGTGCTGTATGAAATCCCACACTGTGAGCGGCATTGTGGGACTTCCAGTAACTATGGAGTGTCCCTATTCACCACAACACAGGACAAACATAAAGTTCCTCTGTAGGGGAGACCACCGTAACGACTGTACAGTCATGGTGATGAGTCAACACAGCTCAGATCAGACAGACCACAGGTTCACACTGCAAGATGATGCTGCTTCCAGCTCGTTCCTGGTCACCatcacagagctgaaagcagGTGACGCTGGGACATACTGGTGTGGTTCAGACCCACAGTGGAGTGTTGGTAACTACACCAAGATTCAACTGTCTGTAG TTTTTCCACAGCAGACCAGCACTGTGGAACAACTTGTCACATCACAAGTCACACAAACCTCTAGTAGACCTATCACAG ATGCAGCACTCCCCTTTTACCCTGTGGTTTTCATTGTGCCTACTGTGCTGCTCGCTCTCACGTTTACCCTGGTTGTACTTTATAAATACAGATGCTGCAAAGAGCAAG GAATCAACGAGAACAGAACCACTAAGACAGCAGAAGCAGATGATGGGATGAGTGAGGACAAT GATTATGAAAATCAGGAAGTGATCGTGAGCTCAAAGCAGGGGACCTCTAAACAGCAGAGCACCTGGCACCGTGGGGATGAGGATGCTGGTGAAGATCAACAAGATTCTGTGTACCAAAACTTCACAACAGATGACATCTACTGTAATGAAGTTTACGTTAAAGCCAATAAGAGATGA
- the LOC122979837 gene encoding lysyl oxidase homolog 4-like: MVCLSSLSTLLLLLLLYTPPLSAQEVLVRLAGVGRRNANEGRVEVFYNGAWGTVCDDEVDLHLANVICRQLGFQRSFTWAHSAKFGQGQGLIWLDNVRCMGTELSIAECRSNGWGVNDCTHAEDLGVICSPERRPGSPSISLEEAPSSSRRQPNQPRQRNHPPQSVSPPAPPAAQSQTSLSARGHEIALHRGPSSSRRSSISPQENGHEIQILRRNRPRGDQQVNPALPQGHQLPTHLANGATYRQRQETARSGPQAMRQEAQGQVNRQQFSGNHVEPEPVYPGMGMETDAHYTQGSSRVHLEEARLRPVLSSNHGSLVTEGVLEVKHAGRWRHVCSQGWDLSSSRVVCGMLGFPDAEAFDQNAYRKQWDSKLADPSSRLRTQISKKAYWVEKVQCQGVEPSLSQCQAQLSLPRNDVPCRGGMHAVVRCVPGPQFARYGRAPAPPAVPSVVRLKAGPRLGEGRVEVLKEGKWGTVCDHLWDMPAASVVCRELGFGTAKEALTKAQLGQGTGPIHMNSVQCTGREKSLTECHFRPVPLYTCKHSQDVAVRCNVPNTGLQATVRLAGGREPAEGRVEVLMEVRGVKRWGSVCSENWGINEAMVVCRQLGLGFASRAHQETWYWPSSSDASDVVLSGTHCTGNEMSIQQCRRNTNVYCPRGGDGRAAGVTCVETAPDLVLDAQLVQETAYLEDRPLHLLTCANEENCLSSSAARMNWPYGHRRLLRFSSRIMNMGRADFRPRASRESWTWHQCHRHYHSIEVFTHYDLLTLNGTKVAEGHKASFCLEDTYCPDGIHKRYACYNMGQQGISVGCWDTYRHDIDCQWIDITDIRPGEYVFQVEVNPTLDMAESDFHNNVMRCRCKYDGARVYMFGCHAGDAYSPEIEDLFDHQRQISNNFL; this comes from the exons atGGTGTGCCTCAGCTCCCTGtccacactcctcctcctccttcttctctacACCCCTCCGCTGTCTGCCCAGGAGGTGCTCGTACGTCTCGCAGGTGTAGGACGGCGCAATGCAAACGAGGGACGTGTGGAGGTGTTCTACAATGGCGCTTGGGGTACAGTGTGTGATGACGAGGTGGATCTGCACCTGGCCAATGTGATTTGCCGACAGCTGGGCTTTCAACGCAGCTTTACGTGGGCACACAGTGCCAAGTTTGGCCAGGGACAAG GTCTGATCTGGTTGGACAATGTGCGCTGCATGGGCACAGAGCTCTCTATTGCAGAGTGTCGCTCCAATGGTTGGGGAGTCAATGACTGCACCCACGCTGAGGACCTGGGGGTCATTTGCAGCCCAGAAAGGAGACCTGGCTCCCCCTCTATCTCTTTGGAGGAGGCCCCTTCATCCTCCAGGCGCCAGCCAAACCAACCAAGACAGAGAAACCATCCACCGCAGTCTGTGTCACCCCCAGCTCCACCTGCAGCCCAATCCCAAACCTCTTTATCTGCAAGAGGCCATGAAATCGCCCTTCATCGCGGCCCATCTTCTTCACGTCGCAGCAGCATCTCGCCACAGGAGAATGGCCACGAGATCCAGATTTTGCGACGGAATCGTCCCAGAGGAGACCAGCAGGTCAACCCAGCCTTGCCTCAAGGGCACCAGCTACCTACACATCTGGCAAATGGCGCTACCTACAGGCAGAGACAGGAGACAGCAAGGAGCGGTCCACAAGCAATGAGACAGGAGGCACAGGGGCAGGTGAACAGGCAGCAGTTCAGTGGGAACCATGTTGAACCAGAGCCTGTTTATCCAGGCATGGGAATGGAGACAGATGCACACTACACacag GGATCTTCAAGGGTTCACTTAGAGGAGGCTCGTCTTCGGCCTGTGCTCTCCAGCAATCATGGCAGTCTGGTGACAGAGGGAGTGCTGGAAGTGAAGCATGCTGGGAGGTGGCGTCATGTGTGTAGCCAGGGCTGGGACCTCAGCAGCAGCCGTGTCGTCTGTGGCATGTTAGGATTCCCTGATGCAGAAGCCTTTGACCAAAATGCCTACAG GAAACAGTGGGACTCTAAGTTAGCGGATCCATCCTCCAG GCTGAGGACACAGATCAGTAAAAAGGCCTACTGGGTGGAGAAGGTGCAATGTCAGGGTGTGGAACCCTCTTTGTCGCAGTGCCAGGCCCAGCTGTCCCTCCCCAGGAATGATGTCCCATGCCGGGGGGGCATGCACGCTGTTGTTCGCTGTGTTCCCGGGCCCCAGTTCGCACGCTATGGCAGAGCACCTGCACCACCCGCCGTGCCG TCCGTCGTGCGTCTGAAGGCGGGGCCCCGTCTCGGAGAGGGCCGTGTTGAGGTGCTGAAGGAGGGGAAGTGGGGCACCGTGTGCGACCACCTGTGGGACATGCCTGCAGCCAGCGTGGTCTGCAGAGAGCTGGGCTTCGGGACGGCCAAAGAAGCCCTCACCAAGGCTCAGTTGGGACAGG GTACTGGCCCCATCCACATGAACAGTGTGCAGTGCACAGGCAGAGAGAAGTCGCTTACAGAGTGTCACTTCAGGCCGGTGCCGCTTTACACCTGCAAACACAGCCAGGATGTAGCAGTCCGCTGCAATGTCCCCAACACCGGCTTGCAGGCCACg GTGCGTCTGGCAGGAGGCAGAGAGCCAGCCGAGGGCCGTGTGGAGGTGCTGATGGAGGTCAGAGGAGTGAAGCGCTGGGGCTCCGTCTGCAGCGAGAACTGGGGCATCAACGAGGCCATGGTGGTCTGTCGACAGCTGGGCTTGGGCTTTGCCTCCAGAGCTCACCAG gaaACTTGGTACTGGCCTAGTTCTTCAGATGCTTCAGATGTGGTTCTCAGTGGAACTCACTGCACTGGCAATGAGATGTCTATCCAGCAGTGTCGCAGAAACACAAACGTGTACTGTCCCAGAGGAGGAGATGGCAGAGCCGCAGGAGTCACCTGTGTAGAGA CTGCTCCCGACCTTGTACTGGATGCCCAGCTCGTCCAAGAAACTGCCTACCTGGAGGACAGACCCCTCCACCTGTTGACCTGCGCCAACGAGGAGaactgtctgtcctcctctgccGCCAGGATGAACTGGCCCTACGGACACCGCCGCCTGCTGCGCTTCTCCTCACGTATCATGAACATGGGCCGCGCTGATTTCCGACCCCGGGCCTCCAGAGAAAGCTGGACATGGCACCAGTGTCACAG GCACTACCACAGCATTGAGGTGTTCACCCACTACGATCTGCTGACCCTCAACGGGACCAAGGTGGCTGAAGGTCACAAAGCCAGTTTCTGTCTGGAAGATACCTACTGCCCTGATG GTATCCATAAGCGGTATGCCTGCTATAACATGGGACAGCAGGGTATCTCAGTTGGCTGCTGGGACACCTACCGCCACGACATTGACTGCCAGTGGATTGACATCACAGACATACGACCTGGTGAATACGTCTTCCAG GTGGAGGTCAACCCTACCTTGGACATGGCTGAGTCTGATTTCCATAACAACGTGATGCGCTGTCGGTGCAAGTATGATGGAGCACGGGTTTACATGTTTGGATGCCATGCAG gTGACGCTTACAGCCCTGAGATCGAGGACTTGTTTGACCACCAACGTCAGATCTCCAACAACTTCCTGTGA